One region of Bacteroidota bacterium genomic DNA includes:
- a CDS encoding ABC transporter permease, with protein MLRQTQILLKHLLLNEWRQLYAVMALLLQVVSSIFVLYLAAKFLDKAAWNALYWVLLLFLSINAVGRSFIQESKGRLMYYYQLCSPSAIIISRIIYNTILVLFISLLSLFLYSVWMGNPIEKPGLYTLVICLAAIGYSSVLTLMSAISSHAGNSHIIMPVLSFPVIIPLLSLSVHAAKQAMDGIDSGLIYQNIVYMCSLDLIIFGMAYILFPFLWKD; from the coding sequence ATGCTCAGGCAAACACAAATATTACTCAAACACCTTTTACTGAATGAATGGCGTCAACTTTACGCAGTAATGGCATTGCTGCTGCAAGTGGTGAGCAGTATTTTTGTATTATATCTTGCTGCCAAGTTTTTGGATAAGGCTGCTTGGAACGCGTTATATTGGGTATTGCTTTTATTTCTGTCCATCAATGCTGTGGGCCGAAGTTTTATACAGGAATCCAAAGGAAGGTTGATGTATTATTACCAGCTTTGTTCACCTTCCGCCATTATTATTTCACGAATTATATATAATACTATACTTGTATTGTTTATTTCTTTGCTAAGTTTGTTTTTATATAGTGTGTGGATGGGAAACCCCATAGAAAAGCCAGGCTTGTATACTTTGGTTATTTGTCTTGCTGCTATTGGATATTCTTCGGTTCTCACTTTAATGTCGGCTATCTCGTCGCATGCAGGAAACAGTCATATCATTATGCCAGTATTGAGTTTCCCAGTAATAATACCTTTGCTCAGCTTGTCAGTACATGCTGCAAAACAAGCCATGGATGGAATTGACAGCGGGCTCATCTATCAAAACATTGTTTATATGTGCAGCCTCGATTTGATTATTTTTGGGATGGCCTATATTCTTTTTCCTTTTTTGTGGAAGGATTAG